The DNA region TAGACTTAGCTGCGAAGGTGGCAACTCCAACTGATATAGGTGCTGGGGGCGACTATGCAGTTGGGCTTGAGCAGCTTGCTTCCATGAACCGTGATCAGAACGTATCAACTCTAATGCGATATGGAGGGGTAAGTCCACCgtgaataaaattaattttccttttctttaatGGAAGGTGAAAATATTGTCTGAACTAGTTCATGTGATAAAACTCTCTGTTGCATATATCCCTTTCCTGCATCAGGTTAGAGGTATATCAGATTTGCTGAAGACAAATGTAGAGACGGGCATTTCGGGGGATGAGGCTGACATAGCGAAGCGGAGGATCGCTTTTGGATCCAACACTTATCCACGAAAGAAGGGGAAGGGCTTTCTGGTACGTCGGTTTcttgtcttctttctttgtcCTTAGGCATCCCAGTGAGGGGATATTTTACGTAACCCTGTCATTCTAAATGGATATCGTTTTGTACTTCTAGAGGTTCCTTTGGGATGCTGTGCAAGATTTGACCCTCATCATACTAATTGTAGCCGCTGCAGCTTCGTTGGCCTTGGGAATTAAGACAGAGGTtagttcttcttcttcattaatattCTGATAAGCGGGCGAAAAATGAAAGCAAGTTGAGTTCCGGGAAACTAGCACGTAGGCAAAAGCTGTTCAAGTCCTATCTCTAATAAACTCttctttccatttctttcAGGGTATTGAAGAAGGATGGTATGATGGTGGAAGCATAGCATTCGCTGTTCTTCTCGTTATTTTTGTCACAGGTATCAGATCAGTTCCCTGAACATTGGATGTTGGTTTTGTTGTAATCTATTCTGATCTTTTCAAACCAAATGGTTTTTTAAATTGTCTATGATAAAACTGAAACCCCcttctttattatttcttcCAATACAAAAATAGTGCCATCCATTCTTCTTTCGGGGCTCTCAATGCATTTTTCTGTTCCTCTAATCAGCAATCAGTGACTACCGGCAGTCTTTGCAGTTTCAGAActtgaatgaagaaaaacgAAACATTCAATTGGAGGTCTGTTCCCGTAACTTGAAGTCTAAGTTTTTACTTTTCATCCTTCAATCTGGGCATACACATAGATAATTTAATGCGGAAATTCCTTGAAGGTGATGAGAGATGGGAGGATGGTGAATGTCTCGATATTCGACATTGTTGTTGGGGACGTTGTGCCACTGAGAATAGGTGACCAGGTGACTCCGAGCCCAAGCTTTTTATCAGCCACTCTATCCGAGACCAAGCTTGTTTTATCAGCAACTCTATGAATTATTATTGTCCTATCTAATCTGACTACGAATTTTCGCCATTAACTCTAGGTCCCGGCAGATGGAATCTTAATCAATGGCCATTCTCTCGCAATTGATGAATCAAGCATGACAGGAGAAAGCAAGATTGTGAGCTCTGTAACACTTCATTTGATGTTCTCCAAATTCTTGCCCTTTATTCTTCTAATGAGTGGTATTTTTGCAGGTCCACAAAGACCATAAGTCGCCCTTTCTAATGTCAGGTTGCAAAGTTGCTGATGGAGTCGGCACGATGCTGGTAAGATACAGCATCTGTCTTGCTGCTAATTGTTACTTCTGTTCCTGTGATCCACTCTGCGAATGAATGAGCTTTTGAGAGCCATCATTTATCTGCATAGAGCccgaattaaaaaaatgcatCAGAGTGCATGACATATAAATAATAtctgaactttttttttttcattaaagaTAACTGATATCTAAATTGTAGGGAGTCTAACTGATGCGTTATATATACTAATCCATCAACGTCTGACCAACattgaaattttcatatcAGGTGACCGGTGTCGGAATTAATACGGAATGGGGTCTGTTGATGGCTACCATATCTGAGGATACTGGTGAAGAGACGCCTCTGCAGGTTAACGAAACTATTACAAGCACATTCAATATCCTCTTCAATTAGTCTCATTCCAATATGCTGCATTCCTCATGCCTCTAGGATTTTACATGACAGGTACGGTTGAACGGAGTCGCCACATTTATAGGCATCGTAGGTCTCGCTGTAGCTCTCTCTGTGCTCACCATACTCCTCGCCCGGTAAGATAATTTCTCATTTCAGTGTATATATTCTCTGTGCTCGCCCTaagataatttttcattttatcttATCTCACTGACACGTATGATTTTTCAGATACTTCACCGGACATACAAGGAATGCAGATGGGCAAGTTCAGTTCATCAGGGGCAAGACTAGTGTTAGTGACATCGTAGATGGAGTGATAAAGATCGTGACCATTGCAGTAAGTTCCATGTCTTGTTATATCATTCTCTCTGTTTTATCGTAATGCAAAATTGCACTGTCGAATTAACTTAGTACTGTTCAGGTCACAATTGTAGTCGTTGCGGTGCCCGAAGGACTTCCTTTAGCTGTTACCTTAACGTAAGTTGTGAATCTGTCTCTACTCTCTAACTCACTGTACTAGTCTTAATGGAGCATTGTTTCTCGATATCTATGTCTCTAAGTCATTAAATTTTCGTCGTGTCACAGACTGGCTTACTCCATGAGGAAAATGATGGCCGATAAAGCCTTGGCAAGTTTTTCGCTTTCATTTCTTCTATTCAGAAATTTACTAATTTCTATTCACAGCCTTTGTTGTGAAATTTTCTGTCCCATTGTTACCCTTTCATGACAGTAGTGGATCTGCAGGTTCGTAGACTTTCGGCCTGTGAAACCATGGGCTCTGCCACAACGATTTGCAGTGATAAGACAGGAACTCTAACTCTAAACCAGGTCATTTGCAAATGCTGTTTGATGTTTTTTCCTgtgtttctcttattttacAGGAGTCTCTGGAGTAATAACAGTACTGTTATTATGAATTGCAGATGACGGTTGTCGAGGCGTATGTAGGCGGGAAAAAGATAGATCCACTCGACAGCTCCTCGCAGTTGCATGGATCTGTCTCTTCTCTGCTCTATGAAGGCATTGCCCACAACACCCAGGGGAACATCTATACACCGAAGGTACTTTATCCACTGAATTTATGTAAGGAATGAGTAATTTTCTATCAAAACAAAGTGTAAGTGAATTGTCACTCTTAATAGGGCGGTGGAGATGTTGAAGTTACTGGATCTCCCACGGAAAAAGCCATCCTTTCATGGGCTGTTAAGGTACCTTGTTATAAGTATAATGTATCGATCTTTTTTcctgaaatattttgtttgggcCTTTATTTAGGAGGTTTGAACCTTTGTTGCAGTTGGGAATGAAGTTCGACGAAGTTAGAGCAGATTCAAAAGATATCCATGTGTTCCCATTCAACTCGGAGAAAAAACGGGGTGGTGTTGCCATAAAACGGGTAACTAGTCCCCTCAAGAAACATGTCTGCATCTTCTACGCCTCTTAAAAATTCTGGAAGAAAATACAATGAATTCTCTGTTTCCTTTGCAGGCTAACTCTGATGTCTACATACACTGGAAGGGAGCGGCTGAGATAGTCTTGGCCTCTTGCACAAGGTACCTTGATTTAGAAGGTAACTTGCAAAGCATGGGTGCAGAAAAGGTTAGAAATTGCTCTATTTAGCTCCGTTGCCAGATTCTGTTCTTGAATTCAACCCACAAAAGGTCCCTCCATTAAATCCACGATCCTTTATCGCTGCAGGAATCCTTGAAACAAGCCATTGATGACATGGCCTCAAGAAGTTTGCGGTGTGTTGCGATTGCTTACAGACCATTAGATGCCGACACTGTTCCATCGGATGAAGAGAGCTTAAACAAGTGGGAGCTCCCCGAAGACAACCTTGTTTTTCTGGCCATTGTTGGTATTAAGGTGTGCACTTCATATAACAACCGGTTCTTTCCATAGCCTGACTTAGACATTAGTTAGGAGTTGGCAAAGAAGAGAAACCAATGGGAGCCAAAGATGGGTGAGGAGGGTATATGGAGATTCAATCAAGTGAAGGATCACCTAAAACAATATCATAGATGGAATCTCGTCGGATGTATTAAGTACTTCTTGGATTTAGACCACTCATAATATACCTGCTAACCTGCTTTGTTCCTCCTTCCTCCCCTGAttcttcttcctaacagaatTGTTACAAGCTTTTAACTAACTTCTATTCAATCTGTTAAATTTCTTCTTGCGCCGTAAGTTCCGGCAGCTGGTAATGATATAACCTATGCATTCACGTGCAGGATCCTTGCCGTCCCGGTGTCAAAGAAGCTGTGAGAATATGTACACTCGCTGGGGTCAAGGTAAgtgtttcattttctttctgtCATTTTATGCAACTGCTCTTCTATGTTCTCTTCTGCAATACTTTCTATATGATTCTCAGATGGTATAAACTACGTGATGTAGGTCCGGATGGTCACTGGCGACAACATCCAAACAGCAAGGGCAATAGCTCTCGAGTGTGGAATCCTCAGTTCAGAAGCTGATGTTGCCGAGCCTGTTGTCATCGAGGGAAAGACATTCCGTGCTCTTCCAGAGAAGGAAAGAGAACAAATCGCCAAGAAAATAACGGTATTTTGGGGATGAAAAGTCCCagcttttgattttgagtaTGTAAGATCTGTGACGAACCTCTGATGATATTGTTCTGTGTCTTCGTAGGTCATGGGACGGTCTTCTCCCAATGATAAGCTATTGCTCGTACAAGCATTACGCAAAGGGGGAGATGTTGTTGCTGTTACTGGGGACGGGACAAATGATGCTCCTGCACTTCATGAGGTTGGCGCAAAATTATCGAGTGTCCCGCAGTCCTAAGTTTGATAAATCTTATAAGGCTTCCTAATTCCAGCTGACTGAATGTTGATTATATGGTTGTGTAGGCAGATATAGGTCTCGCTATGGGCATATCAGGAACTGAAGTTGCGAAAGAGAGCTCCGACATCATTATCCTAGACGATAATTTTGCCTCCGTTGTAAAGGTCAGTAAACAGTACTGGCCATCTTTTACAGGAAATGTTCGGTGCTTTTCTCAAAGCTAGACGAGTGCCAAGCATTTCCTTTTCTCCTCCATGTAGGTTGTTCGATGGGGTCGTTCTGTTTATGCAAACATCCAGAAATTCATCCAGTTCCAGCTCACTGTGAATGTCGCAGCTCTAGTTATCAATGTTTTGGCTGCTTTAACTTCGGGTGATGTTCCATTGAATGCAGTGCAGGTTTGTTATCTTATACCGTTCGATCCAATACACAAACAGATAATATTACATTTCGATCTTTATTATCATGCTCTTCATGTCTCTCGCCCAATCATCAAAAGTGCAATAATTAGTTCAAGTAAAAGAGGTCACAGCATAACCAGCAAgggctctcttttttttttttcccagctTCTGTGGGTTAACCTTATTATGGACACTCTTGGGGCCCTCGCACTTGCTACTGAACCGCCGACGGACGAACTCATGCACAGATCACCAGTTGGTCGAAGGTAAGCTAGTCGGCATTCCTGAACAATGCTCTCGtctttcaaaaaattatggaGAAATGTTATTATCCTAAAATGACTTTGAAACAATTTCAATTTGTGAGTGATTATCTTTTGTTTGCGGTCGCAGGGAACCCCTCATAACGAATATCATGTGGAGGAACTTAGTTGTCCAGGTACTCTTCCGAACAACTCTTGTATGGATACCCTTCTGGGGACTCCAATTGACCTGTCCATCTTTTTTCGAGTTTATTGATCAATGCTGACAACCCTTCACCCTGTAGGCCGTGTACCAAATCTGTGTCCTCCTTGTCCTGAACTTCTGTGGAAAGACTGTCCTTCACTTGAACGATGAACCTGCCGAACACGCCAATAAAGTAAAGAATACGATGATATTCAATACGTTTGTCCTCTGTCAGGTAAGTCCACAACTACCCGAAACTGAAAAACATTATGATGCAAAACTGATGATGGGTCGTAATGGAGTCTGATTGTTCAAACAACAGATCTTCAACGAGTTCAATGCCCGAAAGCCCGAGGAGATGAATGTCTTCGCTGGAGTGACCAAGAACAACTTGTTCATGGCCATTGTCGGGATGACTGCTGTGCTTCAAGTGAGTTCTGTTCTTCAAATATATCTTGTATACCCTTTTTTCCATGAACTTAAATGGATATTGACTATGAACGCCAACACTCTTTTGCATTGTCCAGGTTATAATCGTCGAATTCCTTGGGAAATTTACTAGTACAGTGAGGCTCAGCTTTACACTGTGGCTTGTATCTGTAGCAATCGGGATTGTGAGGTTGGTTCAACGCCTTAGTCCCCGTAATTCTACTCattttaacatttttctttaaagaTTGCTCGCTGATGTTGCATTAAACTGCGCAGTTGGCCTCTGGCGGTAGCTGGAAAACTCATCCCGGTTCCCAGGACTCCCATGTCCAGGTTGTGCATGAAGCCCTTCAAGCGATGCAAGAGCTCTCGGGCTTCTTAAGTCATGTCTGCTATGAAATGCCACAGAAGTTAGTAAGTTGAGAGgcaatattattatatggaGATATTGCTTCCGTGTAGAAGAGAATACGGCTTATACAGGAGCTCCTCATGGTTGATTTCTTGCATAAGCCGATTTATCTCTATCATCCATCCATATAATACCAAGGACCAAGTAATATTGCGCCTTCATGTAAACGAATCTAATACCTAATATATGATTGAGTGTATGCAGCAAGTGTAAATAGTGATATCATCAACTCCTGCAGATTCGCCAATAACTGTAGATAGTATGTGTATCTCTTCCAAAGCAGATTTGCTTACTTGGTTTgaagaatatttctttttaagtCCCAAATACTGCGGCATTTTTGGGTTGTAATAAGTCCCTTTCAAGAATTACAAAGCCGCAGAGTGTCGCATTTTAATGTCAATGTGCTAGCGACATGCTTGATGCTATGGAAGGATACAAGTGCGAATTCTGAAACCaaatactttttcattttctttaacAACATCCACAGGAAGTACAAGGATTACTAATCTGTCGTCTATAAATATCACAAGCCATCGATTTCTTTAAACCGGACATTAGAGAAGCTTGGGACATAGACTTAATACAAAAAATCAAAACACAATAGATTTATAGACTTCGATTTGTTTTCCCAAGGATGATCAGCAGAAACACGAATACGCCAGATGGTTCTTCTTGGCCACGTAACTGGAGATAAATTCAGTAGGTGGTGCTGATGAATCCTTGATATTAGTGGGAACAAGAATCTGTGTCTTCCCAGAAGCGATTCTTTTCCCAGCAACGTTAGCGTAGAACAGACCCGAGATTGCTGGTACAAAGACGTCACTCTGAGCACAGATATAGTAATCGAtaactttttcaaattctgaATTTTCAGATCCGAGGAACTTCGCCTTCTTGTCTGCAGGCACTATCCCCTCCTGCAATGAGTTCAGAGGCAAACCGAATTTCAGAAGCTTAAAAGTATTTCTTTCAAGAATCTAAGGTCACatttattttgaaagaatAGTAATGTTTTGGAGTGAAATTGCAATATATCTCAGGATGAATTTAATAGAAATTCTCACTCCATTCTCTTTACACTCATTAATGCCAACTGCGGCCTAAAGGAATGGTCGATGTTTGCGAGCTTGACATTGGGACGGGACTAACTGAAACCAATAATTGACAACGGCCTAATTGAAGACAGGGAAAGAAGAGCCTCACCTTTGTATAGGTTTTGGGGAAGATATCTTTCAGGGCATTGAGGCTGTTATCCCACCTTGACTGAGTCAAGTAGATTGTTGTATCTTTATCGAACCCAACCTTCTGCAAGAATTCAGCGATCTCTCGAGCACCATAACAGCTTCTACCTGTTTGGCAGCTCTTCTTTGAGAGCATCTCTACCCTTATATCCACAGCCAGAAACTGCCCATCGGACTTCCTACTGAGAGCCCTCAGACGCTCCACTATCGAATCGACCACTTCCTGAACCTCTGGCCGCAATTCCAGGGCAGAAAACATTGCCAAGCATGCGATTGAATCAGTTTCGCTCTTCTGGGTAGGTCCCCTCATGTTCACCGATGGAAAGTAAGTTGCCAGCCTGATGCTGCCCCTTTTCTTAAATATCGGTTCTACGTCCTTGATAACATGGTCTCGTGTGACTCTGTTGGGGACCTTCACGACTGCAAGTGTCTCTGGCAAATCAGAAGGCTGCTGTCTCGCTATTTTCACCACCCCATTGAGGCTCCTTATGAATTTGTGCACATCATAAATATCTCCAAAACTCCTAAAATGTTGTGAAATTTTTGTAAGTTTATATCGCTCTTGGAAAGAGAATGTAACATTTTTTCCGGACAAGAATGGTGATTTTGGATATTTATCCAGCAAGAAAGCTGAGCAAGTTAAATGCGAAAACTTTCTCTGGGCAAACAATATTGTCACAAGAATGGCATAAGCACTGACCTCTTATCGCCCACTTCGCTTCCACGAATATCTGGGAGTACCAGAGTGGCTCCCAAATGCCTTGCCGCTACTACAGCATCAGCAACCTGAACAAGCCATccagaaaaaaatgaataacaGAAGCTCAGTAGGGAATGAAAAGAGGCAGAAAAGCGTGCAAATaattaaatacaaaattaatcaataatCAATCAATTGAAGAATAAATAGAAGTAAAGTAGGATATTCATCCTAACCCTATTCAATTTAAgaatactttttcttatattttatgtattgaaataaaaaatagaaaaattgatgtaacaaaaGAACACTAAATAAAGGAGCAATAACCAAATTCTTGTTCTATCAAGAGTGTTGATTATTGTTCCTTTACTTTCAAATCAAAAACtcgtatattattattattattttgttttttgagcacgagtttttttttgttggtaaAAAAGGAAAGCAATGATAGAGAAAGAGCAGGAAGATATGTAGTTTATCAAGCATGAACCAACACGTTAAGTCACAAACGAGCCAAATTGTTGGATGCCCAAGCATGCCCGGGGTGGATAAGCAAGCCCACGACATATATGACGGGATCAGACTAGAATAAATTTAGGGCCTGGAAGCAATACCTGTGAGACGTGGTATTCAGGGCCGTTGGTTAGTGAAAAAGTGATGAAACCCTTTGAGTCATCTGAAGCTTCTGTCATAAAGAACAAGGATAAGCATAGAGAGAGAACAACAAATTCATTTGGTACAAGAACCGGCTCAATAGAATGATATCTTAGAAAGTATATCCAACAATGAACAGCTGAAAATAAGGTACCCAAATTAGGATTACTCCAACATCGTTTCAGCTCTTCATCATCCTCCTTCCATGGGCCCACTGCATTTTTCCGGGTAACAGTAATGACATGTTCGCTGCTGTCATAAGTTGTGTCCTCTCGCACTCCAGGGagctttttcttcaattacaCAAAAAGAAAGCATGAATACTTCTACAACTGAGAGATCTCACATTGTGATTTACACAAAGGAACTTACTTCAATGCAATCAACATTAAAACTGGAACCACCAATTGGTGTTGTAGCATTACCATTCTCTAATTTATGACCGACCCTTAACAACTGAGCAGATATACAACCAAACAAATGCTGAAAGAACAAATCTTTTACAAAGAATCTCCACAAGGCCGAAACTTTCCTTCAAAAATAGTACATATTTGATGCAATAATCAACATCTACCATCATACGCATCGCTGAATTCATCACCAGTTTACGAAATCAAGATGAAAAACCAAGAGCAGAACGAGGATAAGCAAGAATCTGGAAAAGGGTATACTCCAAGAACTAGATAGCATCACACAGGGTAAGCAAATGGGAATCTGCAATTTTCACCAAATCATAACCGATTATGAATTGCAATGTAAACAAGTATGAGCAACAAAACTCAAAGGGTACAATTCAAGTCGGGAGCTGGAGCAAAACAAGAGTCCACAATTACAGACTTACTTCAGCAGAATCGAAATGCTCCCTCTTGATCATGTTCCCCAGCATCACGAACATGGTCACAGTCAGGATTCCTGCCACCACTTGTCTCAGATCAACAcccatctctctctcgctctcccctctctctctctctctcgatgtGGAATTCTGTGTCTGTATGTACAGACGAGAATGGAGCAGAGAAGGCCAGTGAGAGAGTGAGGGCTGAATGAAAGCCGCAACTTTGGGGCTATATAGCATGTGAGGGGGGAAGCTCTGCGCGGCCGCAAAAGGACAGAAA from Punica granatum isolate Tunisia-2019 chromosome 3, ASM765513v2, whole genome shotgun sequence includes:
- the LOC116199646 gene encoding protein MANNAN SYNTHESIS-RELATED 1-like isoform X1, with amino-acid sequence MLYSPKVAAFIQPSLSHWPSLLHSRLYIQTQNSTSRERERGESEREMGVDLRQVVAGILTVTMFVMLGNMIKREHFDSAEKKLPGVREDTTYDSSEHVITVTRKNAVGPWKEDDEELKRCWSNPNLEASDDSKGFITFSLTNGPEYHVSQVADAVVAARHLGATLVLPDIRGSEVGDKRSFGDIYDVHKFIRSLNGVVKIARQQPSDLPETLAVVKVPNRVTRDHVIKDVEPIFKKRGSIRLATYFPSVNMRGPTQKSETDSIACLAMFSALELRPEVQEVVDSIVERLRALSRKSDGQFLAVDIRVEMLSKKSCQTGRSCYGAREIAEFLQKVGFDKDTTIYLTQSRWDNSLNALKDIFPKTYTKEGIVPADKKAKFLGSENSEFEKVIDYYICAQSDVFVPAISGLFYANVAGKRIASGKTQILVPTNIKDSSAPPTEFISSYVAKKNHLAYSCFC
- the LOC116199645 gene encoding calcium-transporting ATPase 9, plasma membrane-type-like, with amino-acid sequence MPGGQREDLEAGLRSGPGPGFEDPENSEVALADPFDIADTKNASHETLRRWRQAALVLNATRRFRYTLDLKMEEQKDQRRRMIRSHAQVIRAALLFRMAGEQQLDLAAKVATPTDIGAGGDYAVGLEQLASMNRDQNVSTLMRYGGVRGISDLLKTNVETGISGDEADIAKRRIAFGSNTYPRKKGKGFLRFLWDAVQDLTLIILIVAAAASLALGIKTEGIEEGWYDGGSIAFAVLLVIFVTAISDYRQSLQFQNLNEEKRNIQLEVMRDGRMVNVSIFDIVVGDVVPLRIGDQVPADGILINGHSLAIDESSMTGESKIVHKDHKSPFLMSGCKVADGVGTMLVTGVGINTEWGLLMATISEDTGEETPLQVRLNGVATFIGIVGLAVALSVLTILLARYFTGHTRNADGQVQFIRGKTSVSDIVDGVIKIVTIAVTIVVVAVPEGLPLAVTLTLAYSMRKMMADKALVRRLSACETMGSATTICSDKTGTLTLNQMTVVEAYVGGKKIDPLDSSSQLHGSVSSLLYEGIAHNTQGNIYTPKGGGDVEVTGSPTEKAILSWAVKLGMKFDEVRADSKDIHVFPFNSEKKRGGVAIKRANSDVYIHWKGAAEIVLASCTRYLDLEGNLQSMGAEKESLKQAIDDMASRSLRCVAIAYRPLDADTVPSDEESLNKWELPEDNLVFLAIVGIKDPCRPGVKEAVRICTLAGVKVRMVTGDNIQTARAIALECGILSSEADVAEPVVIEGKTFRALPEKEREQIAKKITVMGRSSPNDKLLLVQALRKGGDVVAVTGDGTNDAPALHEADIGLAMGISGTEVAKESSDIIILDDNFASVVKVVRWGRSVYANIQKFIQFQLTVNVAALVINVLAALTSGDVPLNAVQLLWVNLIMDTLGALALATEPPTDELMHRSPVGRREPLITNIMWRNLVVQAVYQICVLLVLNFCGKTVLHLNDEPAEHANKVKNTMIFNTFVLCQIFNEFNARKPEEMNVFAGVTKNNLFMAIVGMTAVLQVIIVEFLGKFTSTVRLSFTLWLVSVAIGIVSWPLAVAGKLIPVPRTPMSRLCMKPFKRCKSSRAS
- the LOC116199646 gene encoding protein MANNAN SYNTHESIS-RELATED 1-like isoform X2; this encodes MLYSPKVAAFIQPSLSHWPSLLHSRLYIQTQNSTSRERERGESEREMGVDLRQVVAGILTVTMFVMLGNMIKREHFDSAEKKLPGVREDTTYDSSEHVITVTRKNAVGPWKEDDEELKRCWSNPNLASDDSKGFITFSLTNGPEYHVSQVADAVVAARHLGATLVLPDIRGSEVGDKRSFGDIYDVHKFIRSLNGVVKIARQQPSDLPETLAVVKVPNRVTRDHVIKDVEPIFKKRGSIRLATYFPSVNMRGPTQKSETDSIACLAMFSALELRPEVQEVVDSIVERLRALSRKSDGQFLAVDIRVEMLSKKSCQTGRSCYGAREIAEFLQKVGFDKDTTIYLTQSRWDNSLNALKDIFPKTYTKEGIVPADKKAKFLGSENSEFEKVIDYYICAQSDVFVPAISGLFYANVAGKRIASGKTQILVPTNIKDSSAPPTEFISSYVAKKNHLAYSCFC